The genomic stretch tctccttCCCGTGTCCTATAAAACTCTTTGTAGTTCCTATGTTCTAGCCCAGTGTATTTTGTCAAAGAGGCGATCGTAGTTTCAATACGTTTACGGTTGGACCTCTTATGTCCTCTTCATGTTCATTATGCGTGACAATAATATATTACCTCGATGATCTCCTCATTAGTGTCACCCTCTTCGTCGAGGTAGGTAACCTTTTTTCAAGGCACGTAGATATGCCTGGTCGGACTCCGGTGGAAATACGTAAAAATCTTCTAAGGTTGCAAGCAAGGCTTCACAAGCAAAGATCCAGGAATGTCTGGGAAAGAGATAAACTCGCGAAGTGGCATGTCACATGGGTTGAGTCACACGAGGATGAAGATGATATCTTCATCCCCATGCCGAGCAGCAAGGGCAAGAGCACCGCCTCTTCAAAAGACAAAGAAATCTTCCTCCTCGAAGGGCAAGAGCGTTGCCCCGTCGAAGCGGAAGAGTGTCGCACCAGCGAACATCAACAACAGCGACGACTTCATGCACATGCTAAGAAGGAAGGGCAAGAGAGCTTCCCGTCGAAGGGGAGGAGTGCCACACCGGCGAACATCAACAATGACGATGAATTCATTCCCATGCCGAGCAGGAAGGACAAGAGCACTGCCCCATGGAAGGGGAAGAGTGCCGCACCAGAGAACGTCCACAACAACGATTACTTCATGCCTATGCCAAGTAGGAAGGGCAAGAGCGTTTTGTCGGCGTTTATGTAGTGTTAGTAGTGTTTAATTAAATTTATAATGTTACTAGTACCTATGTATCTTCATTTCTATTGTAACTTATCTCTCAGCTGTAGTTAATTTGGAAATGTATCATAATGCGAAATAATAAGAATTTGCCCCCTACAAACATAGATAGATAAACGTTGGATACATAGGTAAATGTCTGAAGCAAACATACGTAGACAGAGAAATATCAATGACGACATCTAGCACGACGAGGAGGTTCAAGCTGGAAAGGTGATGGAGAATACTCCAGTATCGGTCCGGGGCGGTGACAGAGAGGAACCATGTAGCCCTGGTCCTGTTGAGTGTCCTGCGTGGGGTCAAGTGGTAGAGTGTACAACATGTTCAACAACTCGGTGTGAGaagagtaatccttcatgttgttctCATTCTCAAGAGAAGCCCTCGTTCACGCAGACCCAGACATAACGAGTGTTGTGCGTAGCATGTGGTATGCACAAACATTAGTCCTTACAATAACATATTATACAAGTCATATGGAACATAGAAGATTGAATGGTGCATACCATTATGGCTGGGGTTGTATATTCAGCGTGGGAGTGTGTTGCTCCCATGACAAACCTCGAACCTCAAAAGGAGTATATTTTTGCACCCACTAGTCGAAACAAGTCTACTACCATGATGACTGATACCTTCGATCTGGATTACGGATTGTAATATGATAAGTTTTTTCTCTAGATCTAGGTTTAAtcaaaccttgggaagcactgctaaaatggtaTAAAGGAAACgcctacaagacttgctagttaaTTTGATTTTACGTTTACCAGACcaatctagtttacttttaagggggttgtgttcaatgatgaaaAGAGGCCAGTGTTAAGGtttctcctgcagctatgcatacatatataattgaagtacacatgtgtaacaaataaaatagagctaagagatttgtgagtagcacattcgtaaatactcttgcccctgatgccaaaggtgacaagagcctcttggtccaaccactGTCCTCACATCCGCGAGCAACGATAATTATTAAGCATATGAATACATACAaaagcattaagctagatgattgtgccctgatcccgaatgaatcactaaacatataccattactttcccctttctgtcactgaggtaGCACGCCATTCTCCACTCGTTCCAcatcttcccttgatcgatctgaatgatatgggtacctgcagatcatcgaaatgaggcaaagagacaaggatacaagattgcaaaactcctattcaatccttacacatataataagattagatgcacataacgctgcgaggattcacccgaacccgcagcccgtgaggactactcacacataatatcaaggactactcacacataatatcaaaatTAATAACAAAGATATAAATCATTGTGGCAAATACTTGGATTtacatcacaatattcttacaatggtcgccaattctcaaggagatctctattacaatggtgatgactaTGGCCATGGTGGAGATaggagatggaatggatgaactatgggggtggatctccttcggtgtggtgtagatggatctgatggatgaCTGCTCTGTTTGGCGATGAATGACTCTTTTTTTTTGGCGTCGGGTCCTTCACataacttatagggtttgacctcgagAACACAGAGGCACCCAGTACGGGCGGAtggtacgggcggggcttgcccgtaccgatgcccgttaaagtccctagaacctccttttgagcgtaggcAACTTTGTTGTACTCTTCACGtgcttttcttcagtaattgcaggtcaaTTTGTCATTATGACATGATTTCCTGCACTCCATTCAAAAATATAAGAGATTGCACATATTTACATTGGTTAGTCATTACTCATTAGtagcaagttgagaggtaaacgtAGTCATTTTCTTGATTTAGCTATGGGTTTAAGCGCGAGAAAAAGTGGCGTATTTCACatccatcaacttccccaagcttaaccttGATCGTCCTCTAGCAAGAAATAAAGAATCATAAGGAACTTGGCGTTTAAACCAAAATAACGAGAAAGTAAAATTACTTTAAAAGTGGTAGCCTTATGAGTCCAACACTTCTATTTGAAAGCCTAGCATTGTTGGAGAAGTGCCAAGAATACAATACAAGCATCGGTAACTCGAGACAATCACAATAAATATTTTATAAGTATGAATAACTAGCTGTGTAAACAATCACTCCAGCTTAAGTAGTTTACTCTCAGTTTCCCAAGAAACACTTTTTTTCCCAAGAAACACTAGAAGTTTGTTATCATCAAAATTAAGTATGAGCGTTCATGTCAAAAGAGGTATAAACAATGATGTATCTTAATTACGCTCATATCAATTTGTCAAGGCTATCAAAACACTTACTATCCATTCATTATATTTCAAGTATATTCATCTAGTAGTAGCGAGTCCATACCAAGACTTGAGAAGTGATACTTTtggatttctttggtagtttccaAACAAGAGTCATGAATGTCATTTTTAATAAAATTTGTATTGCTCAAGGGGCTAGTAGTACGCGCGAGTAGTTGGCTACCCGCACTTTCAACTCATAGCGGAAATTGGGATTTGTACCTCGAAGCATTCATAAGCCCGCGGAGTTGTTAGCATCCCAAGAGTGTGCACCACAGTTTGTAGAAAATCTTAAAGCATTATCATACTTTGATTCACaatattatagcttggcatgtgtCTTAGCTATCACTAAGTTTCAATTCAATCAAGCAACTCCTATCAAAAGTGCTACCAAGTCTATCCCAAGATTTATGAAGTTAAGTATCTTCAAAGTTAAACCCTTAATTAAGATAATTGATCATCATACAAGTCATAATTTTAGACTTTTTTTTGTTGTActtgtttggcaatattatttTCAAGGTAAAACTCGGTTAACTAAATGAACTAATTAAACATACAAATAAAAGCTCTACTCCAATTGATTCAAATCACTCCCACTGATACCATATCTTAACAAGTCTACTAATTAGCATAAACAATTTTAAACTTCTAAAATGGGATACATAGAACATACCTCTTATAGGCGACTTCATATTTATCTTTCAAAAAGCTGGGATATGAACCAGCAAATAAGCGGTTTGAGAGGTTAAAAAAAGCTAGCACGGATCTTGATACAGTATAGATAGTCGAGATATAGGTGCGCTTGCTCTGAAAGCCCTCCCTCGTAGTACTTTATAAACCATATATGTGGTATTCAGAGAAAATTTCAAAATTACTTTGCTATTTTTACTTAGCTTCCAAACGGACCCTCGCATGCATGCAATCCGGCCCGAGAAAATTACTCCCAGCCACGGGTGAGACGTCTACCTTGAGCACCAACGAACTGATCAGCCACGGACGGATCGGAGGGAGAGCAATCCCAACCGCGGAGAGAACAAAGAGCACCAACGGAAGGGGCTGCAGGCTTCCATCGTTACGATTGCTTGGCCGCAAAATCCATTCCTGCTCCGACCGTTACCCTTCTCGTCTTCGTCGATCAAAACGCCGCCAGCATGCCGTCTCATGCACGCACAGAGTGGTGAGTACCGCGACGACGTCGACGATGATGCAGCAGCATGCAGTCCCCTCCGCCCTAGCTCCCGGGGAGGAAGAAGACCATGTTCTCCAGCTGCGCCGGCAACAATACCCATAGGTCGTTCcagttcaccgacgacgacggccgcAAGGACAAGTTCGTAAGGTTGGACGACACGATCAGCCCGACCGCCACCATGGAAGCCGGCAGCGGCCACCAGATGGACAGCTACTTCTCCAGCCGCCCGGTCAAGATCCGGTCGCGCTCCGTCCGcatggcggcggccggcgtgATCAACCGGTCGGAGCGCCTCAAGAACATCGGGCGCGTCTTCCAGGAGGACCTCAAGAGCATCTCCCTCAAGATCTACGACCCGCAGGACCCGTTCCTGAACCGCATGAaccgcctcttcctcttctcctgcaTCGTCTCCGTCGCCGTCGACCCGCTCTTCTTCTACCTCCCCTCCGTGTCCGAGACCCAGAGCAACACCTGCATCGGCTTCGACCGCGTCCTCGCCGCGGGGGCCACCGCGCTCCGATCCGCCctcgacttcttcttcctcgcccggATCCTGCTGCAGTTCCACACCGCCTTCATCGCGCCGTCCTCGCGGGTGTTCGGCCGTGGGGAGCTCGTCGtcgactccgccgccatcgcgcgcCGCTACATGCGCCGCTTCTTTGTGTTCGACGTCCTCTCAGTGCTGCCGCTGCCGCAAATACAGATCGTCAAGTTCTTCCTGCGCCCCAAGGGCTCCGACCTGCTCCCCATCAAGACGGCGCTCTTCTTCATCGTGCTCACCCAGTACGTGCCCCGCCTCGTCCGCATCTACCCCATCACCACCGAGCTCAAGCGAACCACGGGGGTCTTCGCTGAGACCGCCTTTGCCGGTGCCGCTTTCTACCTCCTCCTCTACATGCTCGCCTCCCACATGGTGGGCGCCTTCTGGTACCTCCTCGCCGTCGAGCGCCTGGATGACTGCTGGCGCGAGAAGTGCGCGGGGCTGAGGTTCCACCAATGCAAACAATTCATGTACTGTGCCGGGAAAAACAGAGACGACGACCAGGACGGGTTCACGGAGTGGCGGAGCATGATCCGGAAGGTGCTCGCGCAGGAGTGTGCCCCTGTAGACCAGAGCGGCACCGGCTTCAACTACGGCAtctacaccaccgccatctcctccggcgTCACCCACACCgcagcgctcatccccaagatacTCTTCTGCCTCTGGTGGGGGCTCCAGAACCTCAGCACGGGCGCGCAGGGCCTGGAGACGACGCACTACAAGGGGGAGGCGCTCTTCGCCATCCTGCTCGCTCTCTTCGGCCTCATCCTCATGGCGCTGCTCATCGGAAACATGCAGACGTACCTCCAGTCCATGACACTGCGGATGGAGGAGATGCGCCTGAAGCGCCGCGACTCGGAGCAGTGGAtgcaccaccgccacctccccgACGACCTCCGGGACCGGGTGTGGCGACACAACCAGTACAAGTGGCTCGAGACGCGCGGTGTGGACGAGGACGGCCTGGTGCGGTGCCTGCCCAAGGACATCCGCCGGGACGTGAAGCGGCACCTCTGCCTCCGCCTCGTCCGCCGGGTGCCACTCTTCGCCAACATGGACGAGCGCCTACTCGACGCCATCTGCGAGCGGCTCAAACCCAGCCTCTGCACGGAGGCAACCTACGTGGTCAGGGAAGGGGACCCCGTCGACGAGATGCTCTTCATCATCAGAGGCCGGCTCGAGAGCTCCACCACCGACGGAGGGCGCACGGGGTTCTTCAACAGGGGGCTGCTCAAGGAAGGCGACTTCTGCGGGGAGGAGCTGCTGACGTGGGCGCTGGACCCCAAGGCGGCGGCGAACCTGCCGCTCTCTACTCGCACGGTGAAGGCCATCTCTGAGGTGGAGGGCTTCGCGCTGCACGCCGACGAGCTCAAGTTCGTGGCCGGGCAGTTCAGGCGGCTGCACAGCAAGCAGCTGCAGCAGACCTTCAGGTTCTActcgcagcagtggcgcacctgggCGTCCTGCTTCATCCAGGCCGCCTGGAGGAGGTACCAGAAGCGCAAGTTgttggagcagcggcggcgggaggaggaggaggcgtacGCCGCAGAGGTGGCGGCGTCGGGAGTGTCGTCCAGCAGACTGATCAAGACCACCTTCCTGGTGTCCAGGTTTGCCAAGAACGTCATGCGCGGCGTGCACCGCCAGCGGTCGCTTCGGGCGGAGAACCTCATCCTCCTGCCCAAGCCGCCGGAGCCTGACTTTGGCAGAGTCAACTACTGACATGCTACCATAATGCTAGATCTTGGATCGTCAAAACATATGCGTATTTTGCATTATGTGCTACTACTTGATGCACCATTCAGTAAAGACAAACATACGTACAGGGGTTATAGAATTAAGGTGATGTAGAACTCTTTACTGTATATTATAATTAATCTTCCACTGTAAATATACTTGCATCGCTTGATTGGGCTATGCATTCTAATAAAGCTTATATTATCGAATAGTCTAATGGTTTTCCTTACCAAATGATCACTCGACTAGCAGACCAACCAAATGGTTTTCCCAACTCGCTCCACTTGTTCGAACTTAATTCTAATCTAGCCGATAATTATTTGCATCTCCCACAATAGTAGCATGAATCATGACGCAACGTACCGGCTCAGGAGTCGACAAACTCTAAACATAAAAATGGGTAAAGAATTAAAGATATGCTTGAGTTAGGACAAATTAAAGTTTTGCAATTCCAAAGAAAGATGTGCACAACTTTTTGTATATAGCGTATATTCTCcaatcaaaatttaaaaattatattCTGCTCAACACCAGGGTAAGGAGATCGTAAAAAAATTATgcattttcaattttgaaaatataGAAAATGTAGGTACATTCTTTGTCATAGTCCCTATTATCTGCATTGGTCAATCTTTCACCTTACCTAAATTTGGGCAATGAAAATTCCACACACTGAGGATACTAAATTATGCAACATGGGCACACATTCTAGACATACTTGATCTCAACAAATGAGACTTTTATTCGAACTTTTTTGAGCACGAGATGGAATTGCGGTAACAGAGCTGAACATAGAGGGTTTATGTGTGCAACTACAAAACCATTCCCGTCAACTGTTTTGTAAAACATGATGAAACCCGACGAAACTTGGCGAAATAGTGTGGCGCGCGCGAACCACAAAATAGAAATTAAAATAGAAATTGACAACGCAAACATGCACGGGACCATGCACGAAAAAAAAAACGTTGTCTCGGCAAAACCTGAAGTGGCCTTGTTCCCAGCTCCCCGTCACCAGCCAGCGCAAATAAAATCCATGCTTCTTGAGATATTTCCGCTTGACTACTACTTTTGCTCGCTGGTAGTCTCCCTGCGGTCACTGCTCACAACTGGCATAGATAGACGGTACTAGCTCAGCTCACGGCCACCAGCCACCGTACTGCAATGTACTCCCTCATTTTCTTTTATCGACGGGAGCGGAATTGTGTTTCTCAAGGATGCTAGCAATTGAACAAACACCTCATAAGGGCATTGTTTTTGGGGGCAGCTGCCGAACTATGATGCTAGGCGGTCTACCCGAGGCTATGCGGAGCTCTACCTTAAAGATGGACGAGCGATCGATGGAGGTGACGACTTCTAAAGCGAGAGCATGAGGCGCTCGCGGAGAGTCTGCTACACTAGTCGTGTGCTCATGTTTCACCATAGGGTGAGTCAGAGAGGCCCCAACGCTTTTTAGCTGATGGGTGTTTGTTTCTGTTTTTAGGGCATAGGGCATAGGCATTAACGATATGTTTTTTCACCCACTGTCAGGTTTGTAGGTGTTGTGTGGTGGCTTCGGGTTTCGCAATGTATGCTTTCCAAGATCTATGTTcaataaaatctaaataaaaGTCGTATGCATCACTTTGATGCGGAAGCTGGAGCTCTGTTTCcccttttgaaaaaaaatcacctCTTGCACCAGTTTAATTGGAATGGAGGAAGTATAACGGAACGTCCATGCGTGCAGGCGCATTCTCTCCATGCTCCGGCACCGGTGCACATCCTACCTGCGGCCTCGACGCGCAGAGAGACAGAAGGATCGACGCCATGTTTTTTTTTCACGAATGTGTCCCTGATCGTAGCGGAGGGGAGCCCCTATGCTAGCTTTAAGCGATACGATGGACCAAAATCGCTCAAGGGAAGCCAACATGGGCCGGGCCCATTTC from Lolium rigidum isolate FL_2022 chromosome 4, APGP_CSIRO_Lrig_0.1, whole genome shotgun sequence encodes the following:
- the LOC124649800 gene encoding probable cyclic nucleotide-gated ion channel 5, yielding MFSSCAGNNTHRSFQFTDDDGRKDKFVRLDDTISPTATMEAGSGHQMDSYFSSRPVKIRSRSVRMAAAGVINRSERLKNIGRVFQEDLKSISLKIYDPQDPFLNRMNRLFLFSCIVSVAVDPLFFYLPSVSETQSNTCIGFDRVLAAGATALRSALDFFFLARILLQFHTAFIAPSSRVFGRGELVVDSAAIARRYMRRFFVFDVLSVLPLPQIQIVKFFLRPKGSDLLPIKTALFFIVLTQYVPRLVRIYPITTELKRTTGVFAETAFAGAAFYLLLYMLASHMVGAFWYLLAVERLDDCWREKCAGLRFHQCKQFMYCAGKNRDDDQDGFTEWRSMIRKVLAQECAPVDQSGTGFNYGIYTTAISSGVTHTAALIPKILFCLWWGLQNLSTGAQGLETTHYKGEALFAILLALFGLILMALLIGNMQTYLQSMTLRMEEMRLKRRDSEQWMHHRHLPDDLRDRVWRHNQYKWLETRGVDEDGLVRCLPKDIRRDVKRHLCLRLVRRVPLFANMDERLLDAICERLKPSLCTEATYVVREGDPVDEMLFIIRGRLESSTTDGGRTGFFNRGLLKEGDFCGEELLTWALDPKAAANLPLSTRTVKAISEVEGFALHADELKFVAGQFRRLHSKQLQQTFRFYSQQWRTWASCFIQAAWRRYQKRKLLEQRRREEEEAYAAEVAASGVSSSRLIKTTFLVSRFAKNVMRGVHRQRSLRAENLILLPKPPEPDFGRVNY